The following proteins come from a genomic window of Gimesia chilikensis:
- a CDS encoding FAD-dependent oxidoreductase — MLNEFDVVIVGGGGSGLAAAARALEFGARVLVLEKQSQLGGTTGMAIGSFTGNGTSLQRAAGIEDNPDDHETDAGLFAVPEIEAHNYSELRRFFLGQTAETLEWLHRLGLHFHGPNPEPPNRVPRMHNIVPNAKAYIAAFQTKILKRQGTIVCDAPVVELRREAGRVTGVVAEIQGERQTIRAQRGVVLAAGDYANAPEIIGRFKGDRFRSIEGVNPKACGDGHLLAEQTGAQLLNMEITYGPELRFVPPPGDPFEQLLPTSGFLAQLMGRLVPYLPQFLINWRIKRLLLTWQHPENALFDDGAILVNTVGQRFCNERVSPEREIAISEQENKAAYILLDERIAARYSEWPHFISTAPKIAYAYVEDYLKLRPDVSAAAGSLEELAKQRQLNPTHLQDTVAQFNAYASGQQADPFGRAGDTEPLAGNRWVLLGPAKAYFTTTEGGVAINHGLQALDEKGDPIPGLYAIGCNGMGGQVLWGHGLHIAWALTSGRLVGEALGKP, encoded by the coding sequence GTGGTGGCAGTGGACTGGCTGCTGCTGCACGGGCTTTGGAATTCGGTGCCCGGGTACTCGTGCTGGAGAAGCAGTCTCAGCTGGGTGGTACCACGGGGATGGCCATCGGTTCGTTTACTGGTAATGGCACCAGCCTGCAACGAGCTGCGGGGATCGAAGACAATCCCGATGATCATGAAACCGACGCTGGTCTGTTCGCGGTACCTGAGATTGAAGCACACAATTATTCTGAGTTGAGACGATTCTTTCTGGGACAGACTGCAGAGACCCTCGAGTGGCTTCACAGACTGGGGCTGCACTTTCATGGACCGAACCCCGAGCCTCCCAACCGTGTACCGCGCATGCATAATATTGTCCCGAATGCGAAGGCCTACATTGCCGCTTTCCAGACAAAGATTCTCAAGCGACAGGGAACGATTGTCTGCGATGCACCAGTGGTCGAACTGCGTCGAGAAGCGGGGCGAGTGACGGGAGTCGTCGCTGAGATTCAAGGCGAACGACAGACGATCCGAGCGCAACGGGGCGTCGTACTGGCAGCGGGCGATTATGCGAATGCCCCGGAGATCATCGGACGATTCAAGGGAGATCGTTTTCGCTCGATCGAAGGGGTGAATCCCAAAGCATGTGGCGATGGTCATCTGCTGGCAGAACAGACGGGTGCGCAACTGTTGAACATGGAGATCACCTATGGCCCGGAACTCCGTTTTGTGCCGCCCCCGGGTGATCCGTTTGAACAACTGCTGCCTACCAGCGGATTTCTGGCGCAACTGATGGGGCGACTGGTCCCCTATCTGCCTCAATTTCTGATTAACTGGCGCATCAAGCGACTGCTGTTGACGTGGCAGCATCCGGAAAATGCACTGTTTGACGATGGTGCGATCCTCGTGAATACAGTTGGGCAGCGTTTCTGCAACGAGCGAGTCTCTCCGGAGAGGGAGATTGCGATTTCGGAACAGGAGAATAAAGCGGCTTATATTCTGTTGGATGAACGCATCGCTGCCCGTTACAGCGAGTGGCCGCATTTTATTTCGACTGCGCCCAAGATCGCCTATGCGTACGTGGAAGATTATTTGAAACTGCGTCCCGATGTGAGTGCCGCTGCCGGTTCACTGGAAGAACTCGCGAAGCAACGCCAGTTAAATCCAACCCACTTACAGGATACTGTCGCCCAATTCAATGCGTATGCCTCAGGCCAGCAGGCAGATCCGTTTGGGAGAGCCGGTGATACTGAACCGCTGGCCGGAAATCGCTGGGTTTTGCTGGGACCGGCAAAAGCCTACTTCACCACAACGGAAGGGGGCGTAGCGATCAACCACGGACTGCAGGCACTGGACGAAAAAGGTGATCCGATTCCCGGCTTATACGCGATTGGCTGTAACGGCATGGGCGGACAAGTGCTGTGGGGACACGGACTGCACATCGCCTGGGCACTTACCAGTGGTCGCCTGGTGGGGGAAGCTCTGGGAAAACCATAA
- a CDS encoding suppressor of fused domain protein, with protein sequence MDTFETNWLKALEERFGEIDGIVEVQANDDQPEIKVIYFENLPEEGTLTAVTCGLSQASHPDWEEGSKPELIVSLDTKDQSWGFAAGFFASAFFNEKRFSYGDIFQIDDPISEESEMSAYLVFAPSFLSQEEATFELPDRTIHLQGLYPLFESEIDLYDEIGLEKFWHLDGFDLYDVKRKPVIG encoded by the coding sequence GTGGACACATTCGAAACGAACTGGCTCAAGGCATTAGAAGAACGCTTTGGAGAGATTGATGGTATCGTTGAAGTTCAAGCCAATGACGATCAGCCCGAGATCAAAGTGATCTACTTTGAGAACCTGCCCGAAGAGGGAACTCTGACTGCGGTTACCTGTGGTCTCTCACAGGCCTCCCATCCGGACTGGGAAGAAGGATCCAAGCCGGAATTGATTGTTTCTCTGGATACAAAGGACCAGAGCTGGGGCTTCGCCGCCGGGTTCTTCGCCTCCGCGTTCTTCAACGAAAAACGCTTTTCTTATGGTGACATTTTTCAGATCGACGATCCGATCTCCGAAGAAAGTGAGATGAGTGCCTACCTGGTATTCGCTCCATCGTTTCTGAGTCAGGAAGAAGCGACATTCGAACTGCCCGATCGAACAATTCATCTACAGGGGCTCTATCCACTGTTTGAATCGGAAATTGATCTCTACGATGAAATCGGCCTGGAAAAGTTCTGGCATCTGGACGGTTTTGATCTGTATGACGTGAAACGAAAACCTGTTATAGGTTGA
- a CDS encoding isochorismatase family protein yields MMLHPDPRSRRQFLQSILQGSLAGALTPSLAGLLAEETTEATRQIPPVPGVLSVELRKRGKEESAPAQMETAEWKASETAIIICDMWADHPCKLAAHRVGRMAPRMNDVISKARDRGVAIIHAPSGGIQLYEDTPYRKRIKEAKPAEPPVKIQGWCYLNPEKEGPLPVDDTVKRTDGPIRGCDDPFPTYQPNHDRHEHPAIKIIGYDVISANGQEIYNFLEQEQRKNIVLMGVHTNMCVLGRPFGIRQMRYLNKNVVLCRDLTDALYDPRDKPYVSHTRGTEMIIEHIERYWCPSILGKDLTQVIPGSDNPAS; encoded by the coding sequence ATGATGTTACATCCCGATCCCCGCTCGCGACGTCAGTTCCTGCAATCAATTCTGCAGGGGAGCCTGGCCGGTGCGCTGACTCCTTCCCTGGCTGGTTTGCTCGCGGAAGAGACGACTGAGGCAACCCGCCAGATTCCGCCAGTACCGGGAGTATTGTCCGTCGAATTGAGAAAACGGGGGAAAGAGGAATCCGCGCCCGCTCAGATGGAAACCGCTGAATGGAAGGCTTCCGAAACCGCAATCATTATCTGCGACATGTGGGCCGATCATCCTTGTAAGCTGGCTGCACATCGGGTCGGCCGGATGGCCCCCCGGATGAATGACGTCATCTCGAAAGCCCGCGATCGGGGCGTCGCTATCATTCATGCACCCAGTGGGGGAATCCAGCTCTATGAGGATACGCCTTACCGCAAACGAATCAAAGAAGCCAAACCGGCCGAACCCCCCGTCAAAATCCAGGGCTGGTGTTATCTGAATCCGGAAAAAGAAGGACCGCTCCCCGTAGACGATACCGTCAAGCGCACCGATGGTCCCATCCGGGGCTGTGATGATCCTTTTCCGACCTACCAGCCCAATCACGATCGACACGAACATCCGGCGATCAAAATCATCGGCTATGATGTCATCAGTGCCAACGGCCAGGAAATCTATAACTTCCTGGAACAGGAACAGCGGAAAAATATCGTGCTGATGGGCGTGCATACGAATATGTGCGTGCTGGGACGACCATTCGGGATCCGACAGATGCGTTACCTCAACAAAAACGTGGTCCTCTGTCGTGACCTGACCGATGCCCTTTACGACCCCCGCGACAAACCTTACGTCAGCCATACCCGGGGGACCGAAATGATCATCGAACATATTGAACGCTACTGGTGTCCCTCGATTCTCGGTAAAGATCTGACTCAGGTCATTCCAGGATCAGATAACCCGGCCAGTTGA
- a CDS encoding SGNH/GDSL hydrolase family protein, producing the protein MRNQIGWMLLLSILLLSVPAINAAEQDQSPSKRLILQEGDRIVFIGNTFADQLRLYNYLETLLTAQAPVSKLSFRNLAWSGDTLTLQPRPLNFGSLDDHLTAEKADVIIACFGMNESFAGPSEVKAYREHWEQFLKHLKSKKYNGSTAPRVVILSPIAHENMEPPLPDPADHNQSLAAYTKTMQSVAEEHQLPFVDLYHATSRQMEANPSQKLTHNGIHLNQYGYWAVSQLVADSLLAKEVTSPQLVIDLKSQKIETTNAEVTQQKLKSDQIEFTVKPLLLPIPAPPEGAIADSDLLARQPRLSVKQLPEGNYRLVVGGTVIVTGSASDWDRGIVLLNLPSQVQVADLRSTINRKNELFFYVYRAHNAEYIFGRRTKPFGAVSFPPEMETFDELIQSREKAIQEQARPIEAAKWELIRVD; encoded by the coding sequence ATGCGCAATCAAATCGGATGGATGCTGCTGCTCAGTATCCTCCTGCTGTCTGTCCCTGCAATCAATGCGGCAGAGCAAGATCAGAGTCCCTCAAAACGGCTGATATTGCAGGAAGGGGATCGCATTGTCTTTATTGGTAATACGTTCGCCGACCAACTGCGGTTATATAACTACCTGGAAACGCTGCTGACGGCACAAGCGCCGGTCAGCAAACTCAGCTTTCGCAACCTGGCCTGGTCGGGCGACACACTGACGTTACAGCCTCGTCCCTTGAATTTTGGTTCGCTGGACGACCATCTCACAGCAGAGAAAGCGGATGTGATTATCGCCTGTTTTGGCATGAATGAATCGTTCGCCGGTCCGAGCGAGGTGAAAGCGTATCGCGAACACTGGGAACAGTTCCTCAAGCATCTGAAGTCCAAGAAGTATAATGGTTCCACTGCACCGCGGGTGGTGATCCTCTCTCCCATCGCCCATGAAAATATGGAACCACCTCTGCCTGATCCAGCAGACCATAACCAGAGTCTGGCTGCATACACAAAAACAATGCAGTCCGTAGCGGAAGAGCACCAGTTGCCTTTCGTCGACCTGTATCATGCGACTTCCAGGCAGATGGAAGCCAACCCTTCGCAGAAGCTGACCCATAACGGCATCCATCTCAACCAATATGGCTATTGGGCGGTGAGTCAGCTGGTTGCAGACAGCTTGCTGGCGAAGGAGGTCACAAGTCCTCAACTGGTGATCGATTTGAAATCCCAGAAGATCGAAACGACCAATGCAGAGGTCACACAGCAGAAGCTCAAGTCGGACCAGATTGAATTCACCGTCAAACCGCTGCTCCTGCCGATCCCTGCACCGCCGGAAGGAGCGATCGCAGACAGCGATCTGCTGGCCCGGCAACCTCGCCTGAGCGTTAAACAATTACCCGAGGGTAATTATCGACTGGTAGTCGGCGGAACTGTGATTGTGACGGGTAGTGCAAGCGACTGGGACCGGGGCATTGTGTTGCTGAACCTGCCGTCCCAGGTGCAGGTGGCCGATCTTCGTTCTACCATCAACCGTAAGAATGAGCTCTTCTTTTATGTGTACCGTGCACACAACGCCGAATATATTTTCGGTCGCCGCACGAAACCGTTCGGTGCCGTCTCATTTCCACCTGAGATGGAAACATTCGACGAACTGATCCAGTCTCGAGAGAAGGCGATTCAGGAACAGGCCCGACCCATCGAAGCAGCAAAATGGGAACTGATTCGAGTCGACTGA
- a CDS encoding PVC-type heme-binding CxxCH protein yields MRNSTYSARFCLGLILTSICFVMTQSAFAADQKPAQPHVVFVVGTTHYAPQKTLPAFAKRLEQYGFKTTVVLPDGDPERNQKGLPGLEVLEEADLAVFFMRFLQLPPRQFAHIQNYIKSGKPVIGLRTSTHAFDYEKGHPLEEWNRGFGKRVLGSEYFFHLTGETVVEHVLEHRDHDILNGVAAKFLAPGVLYQADIPADATPLLTGTGNSKRKGIFKNQFGTYELTGEMSWPVAWTWKNEWDSRVFATTLGHEDSFRLDAFNRLLVNAVHWCLELPVGTTPEKLAVANSAPNLKRPFELTQDHSPETERKTFQLLPGYEVNLFAAEPMLVNPIHMTWDPQGRLWVICSTSYPQVSPGEKPNDQIVILEDTDNDGQADKSTVFADGLYVPTGLELGDGGVYVANAPDLWFLKDTNGDGKADHREVVLTGFATEDNHHSISAWRWGPGGWLYFQEGTFMHTQVETPYGTVRLENGGVFQFQPRTLKLKVFADYRASNPWGHMFDDWGQSFVIDNPRIYFSAPLTANSRAKLGYEASGEGTKQCGGEFVASRHFPPEVQGEIWTNQYKTHAVARYEVTDDGAGYSVKGLEPLLQSSSSYFRPVDLKMGPDGAAYVLDWYNPLIGHMQHSFRDERRDTTHGRVWRVTYKGRPLVERPQLTDVPLKDVVNHLRDPESFTRQQVRRVLYDADQQQAKKALDDWLLTLAPQEPNYDHHRLEALWCYQTIGVVNEKLLREVLEAQDPRARAAGLRVLRYWYPQVKNPLELLETAIHDVHPRVRLEAILTAGYIPDPRSVTIAVKAIDAPMDRYLEHALKLTIDGLQDQWVKAQQAGKLQFDKPAHKNYALANLLSNESIDVIIDLLNAGSIDADLLKGPAQVVAEKANANQLEPLVLSLVEVTREYKTQGGKGISPEALSILLDAMDRAARERGVVPEGNVGSMLSRSAVVPGVPVQKSVARLIGSWKLTREGRRLQRNLNAADTDSEVKQLSAESLGMLGDAGSIKYLKGLANSGKPVNQRLLGVYGLAAHDLKEAARLTPGILSQDPKDSDPGWFLTAFTKRKGGPEVLAEQLKSAKLNAQMAARIRQHLIETGETNQALIDAFGGGVMQDSLEAQLLKENVLDLASEAREQGNAARGELIFRRAELACMKCHSISNAGPVLGPDLAAIGSSSPPDYIVDSFLRPSKVIKEFYESIMVVTDEGRVINGILVVQDDSKVVLKDAAQQGKQVTIPADQIEFTKKLPSLMPQGLASKLKSRQEFLDLVKFVTELGRPGPYTTSAAQVVRRWRLQGADMAMTAENSVQIKTLADSGVAAYSMVNGTLPAADLNLQKPVTRAMALVDVTQAGNVQLKLNSAKGVKLWLNETSVPVSEMTTLVLPSGRSQITFEIDRDARGDTGLRAEFLKAEQQPQGRFKVVGGP; encoded by the coding sequence ATGCGAAACTCAACTTATTCAGCCCGCTTCTGTCTGGGACTGATTCTGACTTCGATCTGCTTTGTGATGACACAATCCGCTTTCGCTGCGGATCAGAAACCGGCGCAACCACATGTGGTGTTTGTGGTGGGGACAACCCATTATGCTCCACAGAAAACACTGCCCGCATTCGCGAAGCGGCTAGAGCAGTATGGTTTCAAGACGACCGTGGTGCTGCCTGACGGTGATCCTGAACGAAACCAGAAAGGACTTCCGGGGCTGGAAGTACTGGAAGAAGCGGATCTAGCTGTATTTTTCATGCGGTTTCTGCAACTACCGCCGCGGCAGTTTGCACACATTCAGAACTACATCAAATCCGGAAAACCGGTGATCGGTCTGCGAACCAGCACACATGCCTTCGATTACGAAAAAGGGCATCCCCTGGAAGAGTGGAACCGGGGATTCGGTAAACGCGTTTTAGGTTCCGAATATTTTTTTCACCTCACAGGTGAAACAGTTGTGGAGCATGTGCTGGAACATCGCGATCATGACATTCTGAACGGGGTCGCAGCGAAATTTCTGGCCCCCGGTGTCCTCTATCAGGCAGATATCCCTGCAGACGCCACACCGCTCTTGACCGGTACAGGAAACTCCAAACGTAAAGGGATCTTCAAAAACCAGTTTGGCACTTATGAACTGACGGGCGAGATGAGCTGGCCGGTTGCCTGGACGTGGAAGAATGAATGGGACAGTCGTGTATTTGCCACCACACTGGGACATGAAGATTCATTTCGGCTGGACGCTTTTAATCGCTTGCTGGTCAACGCCGTGCACTGGTGCCTGGAATTGCCTGTAGGCACGACACCGGAAAAACTAGCGGTTGCGAATTCCGCTCCTAACCTGAAGCGACCTTTCGAACTGACTCAAGATCACTCACCCGAAACAGAACGCAAGACATTCCAGCTGCTACCTGGCTACGAGGTGAACCTGTTCGCTGCCGAGCCGATGCTGGTGAATCCGATTCACATGACCTGGGATCCCCAGGGACGACTGTGGGTGATCTGTTCAACCTCGTACCCACAGGTTTCTCCGGGAGAAAAACCAAACGATCAGATTGTGATTCTGGAAGACACCGACAACGATGGACAGGCAGATAAATCAACGGTGTTTGCCGACGGGCTCTATGTACCGACGGGACTGGAACTGGGTGACGGTGGCGTTTACGTTGCCAATGCACCGGACCTTTGGTTCCTGAAAGACACGAATGGAGACGGTAAAGCCGATCATCGGGAAGTGGTTCTGACGGGATTTGCTACGGAAGACAACCACCACTCCATCAGTGCCTGGCGATGGGGCCCTGGAGGCTGGCTCTACTTTCAGGAGGGGACCTTTATGCATACCCAGGTGGAGACCCCGTATGGTACGGTCCGCCTGGAAAATGGAGGCGTGTTTCAATTCCAGCCACGCACTCTCAAGCTGAAAGTCTTTGCGGACTATCGTGCTTCTAATCCCTGGGGGCACATGTTCGATGACTGGGGACAGTCATTTGTGATCGACAACCCGCGCATCTATTTCAGTGCACCACTGACCGCGAACAGTCGCGCCAAGCTGGGTTACGAGGCCAGCGGCGAAGGAACGAAGCAGTGTGGCGGTGAATTCGTAGCCAGCCGCCATTTTCCCCCGGAAGTCCAGGGAGAGATCTGGACCAATCAGTATAAAACACACGCGGTGGCACGTTATGAAGTCACCGATGATGGAGCCGGTTATTCGGTCAAAGGGCTGGAGCCGTTGCTACAGTCGAGCAGTTCATACTTCCGCCCGGTCGATCTGAAGATGGGACCGGATGGAGCCGCTTATGTGCTGGACTGGTACAATCCGCTGATTGGTCACATGCAACACAGCTTTCGGGATGAACGACGCGATACGACACATGGTCGTGTCTGGCGGGTGACCTATAAGGGACGTCCCCTGGTGGAGCGTCCTCAATTGACCGATGTCCCCCTGAAAGACGTGGTGAACCACCTGCGAGATCCAGAAAGCTTCACGCGTCAACAGGTCAGACGCGTCCTCTATGATGCGGACCAGCAACAGGCGAAAAAAGCCCTGGATGACTGGCTGCTGACACTGGCTCCCCAGGAACCGAACTATGATCATCATCGCCTGGAAGCGCTCTGGTGCTATCAGACCATTGGGGTCGTGAATGAAAAACTGCTGCGAGAGGTACTGGAAGCCCAGGATCCACGGGCCCGGGCCGCTGGACTGCGGGTGCTGCGTTACTGGTATCCCCAAGTAAAAAATCCGCTTGAGTTACTGGAAACTGCGATCCATGACGTGCATCCGCGTGTCCGCCTGGAAGCGATTCTGACCGCAGGCTATATTCCCGATCCCCGTTCAGTCACGATCGCAGTCAAGGCCATCGACGCCCCCATGGATCGCTACCTGGAACACGCGCTGAAGTTAACGATTGACGGGCTGCAGGATCAGTGGGTCAAAGCGCAGCAGGCAGGTAAGCTTCAGTTCGATAAGCCGGCACATAAAAATTATGCCTTGGCGAATCTGCTGTCGAATGAATCCATTGATGTGATTATTGATCTGCTCAATGCGGGCAGTATTGATGCTGATCTACTGAAAGGCCCCGCCCAGGTTGTCGCGGAGAAAGCCAATGCGAATCAACTGGAACCGCTGGTACTGAGTCTGGTGGAAGTCACACGCGAATACAAAACACAGGGTGGCAAAGGCATCTCTCCCGAGGCACTCAGCATCTTACTGGATGCGATGGATCGGGCTGCACGGGAACGGGGCGTCGTCCCAGAAGGCAACGTCGGTTCCATGCTCAGTCGCTCTGCGGTGGTGCCTGGTGTGCCTGTGCAAAAATCGGTAGCCCGACTGATTGGTTCCTGGAAACTGACGCGCGAAGGCAGACGCCTGCAGCGAAATCTGAATGCCGCAGATACTGACTCTGAAGTCAAACAATTGTCAGCAGAATCGCTGGGAATGCTGGGGGATGCGGGTTCGATCAAGTATCTGAAGGGGCTCGCGAATTCCGGGAAACCTGTCAACCAGCGTCTGCTGGGCGTCTATGGTCTGGCGGCACATGACCTCAAGGAGGCAGCCCGTCTGACACCAGGCATTCTGAGCCAGGATCCCAAGGACTCTGATCCCGGCTGGTTCCTGACCGCATTCACGAAACGGAAAGGGGGGCCCGAGGTTCTGGCAGAGCAGCTGAAATCGGCAAAACTGAATGCTCAAATGGCGGCCCGTATTCGCCAACATCTGATTGAGACCGGTGAAACAAATCAGGCTTTGATCGATGCTTTTGGCGGGGGAGTGATGCAGGATTCTCTGGAAGCGCAACTACTCAAAGAGAATGTACTCGATCTGGCCAGTGAAGCCCGAGAGCAGGGGAACGCCGCCCGTGGTGAGTTGATCTTCCGCCGAGCCGAACTGGCCTGCATGAAGTGTCACAGCATTTCCAATGCAGGACCTGTTCTGGGTCCGGACCTGGCAGCCATCGGTTCGAGTTCACCTCCGGACTACATAGTCGATTCATTCCTGCGTCCCTCCAAAGTGATTAAGGAATTCTACGAGAGCATCATGGTGGTCACCGATGAGGGACGCGTGATCAACGGAATTCTGGTGGTACAGGACGATTCCAAGGTGGTACTCAAAGACGCAGCCCAGCAGGGGAAGCAGGTCACGATTCCCGCAGATCAGATTGAATTTACGAAGAAGCTGCCTTCACTGATGCCCCAGGGGCTCGCGAGTAAGTTGAAAAGCCGCCAGGAATTTCTGGACCTGGTTAAATTTGTGACTGAGCTCGGACGTCCCGGTCCCTACACGACGAGTGCAGCACAGGTAGTGCGTCGCTGGCGTCTGCAGGGAGCAGACATGGCTATGACAGCGGAAAATTCTGTACAGATCAAAACACTGGCAGATTCAGGAGTTGCTGCTTACAGCATGGTAAATGGAACGCTGCCTGCGGCTGATCTGAATCTGCAAAAGCCCGTCACTCGTGCCATGGCTCTGGTTGATGTGACTCAAGCCGGGAATGTGCAGTTAAAACTGAACTCCGCGAAAGGGGTCAAGCTGTGGCTGAATGAGACGTCGGTGCCCGTATCTGAAATGACAACACTGGTTCTCCCTTCCGGACGGAGTCAGATCACGTTCGAGATCGACCGCGATGCGCGGGGAGACACTGGTCTGCGGGCAGAGTTCCTAAAAGCAGAACAACAGCCCCAGGGCCGCTTTAAAGTGGTCGGCGGTCCCTGA
- a CDS encoding alpha/beta hydrolase, with translation MKYFLLSTFLLCSLAVAPIETPKPDAQVAVWPDRPLLDQSDDEVKYSNIIRITKVNRPAIEFYKAKNAKPNAPAVVIFPGGGYNILAYDLEGTEIAEWLNSIGIHAVVVKYTVPGNQREQALKDAQRALGLVRSKAQEWGINPQQIGVLGFSAGGHLAANLSTNYEKRNYEPIDAADKLSCRPDFTVLIYPAYIYQEDDKRKSAPEIKVTDQTPPAFIVQTLDDRRLVDSAFNYTRDLKDAKVDAELHLYAKGGHGYGLRPSDNPVSNWPELCGAWIKRTTAQQD, from the coding sequence GTGAAATATTTTCTACTGTCCACCTTTCTGCTCTGTTCGTTGGCCGTAGCCCCCATTGAAACTCCCAAACCAGATGCACAAGTCGCAGTCTGGCCTGATCGTCCTCTGCTGGACCAGAGCGATGACGAAGTCAAATACAGCAATATCATTCGTATTACCAAAGTGAACCGGCCGGCAATTGAATTTTACAAAGCCAAAAATGCCAAACCCAACGCCCCCGCCGTCGTCATTTTTCCAGGAGGTGGCTACAACATCCTGGCTTACGATCTGGAAGGCACGGAAATCGCGGAATGGCTGAATTCCATCGGCATTCATGCCGTGGTCGTCAAATACACGGTCCCCGGTAATCAGCGTGAACAGGCCCTGAAAGATGCTCAGCGTGCATTAGGACTCGTGCGCAGTAAAGCACAGGAGTGGGGCATTAACCCGCAGCAGATTGGTGTACTCGGCTTTTCCGCCGGCGGACACCTGGCAGCGAACCTGTCGACCAACTATGAGAAGCGGAATTATGAACCCATTGATGCAGCCGATAAACTCAGCTGTCGTCCCGATTTTACCGTTCTGATCTACCCGGCTTACATCTATCAGGAAGACGACAAACGTAAGTCGGCTCCCGAGATCAAGGTCACCGACCAGACTCCCCCGGCATTCATCGTCCAGACTCTCGATGACCGACGCCTGGTCGACAGCGCATTCAATTACACACGTGACCTGAAAGACGCCAAAGTCGACGCCGAACTGCATCTCTATGCCAAAGGGGGGCACGGCTACGGTCTGCGACCTTCAGACAACCCGGTCTCCAACTGGCCCGAACTCTGTGGTGCCTGGATCAAACGCACGACAGCTCAACAGGACTGA